Proteins encoded in a region of the Nicotiana tomentosiformis chromosome 9, ASM39032v3, whole genome shotgun sequence genome:
- the LOC104098140 gene encoding uncharacterized protein: MALSFFSPAVSIHRIISCQATSNQLCAECVSAPSSSALSINPNNPIPPPPPSLSCALNCTHFQSCSGCTQDFDLHHPVVIDEAIGYFKKLGVKDFSFDSCRLWGWRCRAKLAVRGSSSKPLIGLYEEGTHNVVDIPDCKAHHPNINAAVELLKRGIIELNVEPYDEDQGTGDLRYVQMAVTTHDTSLPIPERYKNGKVQVSLVWNSRSENSANSGKLNALAHFLWANGGPKRKVHLIHSVWANFQTSSNNIIFGNRWRHLSGERDFWEHIGGIDVSLAPSSFGQANTRAFDSLLRKLQKYVPLGASVVDLYAGAGVIGLSLAFSRKCRSVKCVEVNKESKQSFEKTVERLPTNVESNISWHHADASIEPTSWLLGSDVVVVDPPRKGLDPSLVKELRHISALKLRANSSKRPEKVRDEKRPWVLRAREAAIQIENTTVHEEDQSLPQTLIYISCGWESFKEDCLSLLASKEWHLHKAHGFNFFPGTQSIEILAVFKRGRGASTKKKKSGKKQKRPH; encoded by the exons ATGGCACTGAGCTTCTTCTCTCCGGCAGTTTCAATCCATCGCATTATTAGCTGTCAAGCTACGAGCAATCAGCTGTGCGCAGAATGTGTCTCTGCCCCATCATCATCAGCTCTCTCTATAAACCCTAATAATCCTATCCCTCCTCCTCCACCTTCCTTATCCTGCGCCCTCAATTGCACTCATTTCCAGTC GTGTTCTGGTTGCACTCAAGACTTTGATCTTCACCATCCAGTAGTAATTGATGAAGCTATAGGTTACTTCAAGAAGCTTGGCGTGAAAGATTTTTCATTTGATAGTTGTAGATTA TGGGGATGGAGATGTCGTGCAAAGCTCGCTGTTCGAGGTTCATCAAGCAAGCCTCTGATTGGGCTTTATGAGGAGGGCACTCATAACGTAGTTGATATCCCTGACTGTAAAG CTCATCATCCGAACATCAATGCTGCTGTGGAGCTCCTGAAGCGAG GGATAATTGAGTTGAATGTTGAACCATATGATGAAGATCAAGGCACTGGTGACCTGAGGTATGTTCAG ATGGCCGTCACTACGCATGATACGTCCCTTCCTATCCCGGAGAGATATAAGAATG GTAAAGTGCAGGTCTCTTTGGTTTGGAATTCAAGAAGCGAGAATTCAGCAAACTCTGGAAAATTAAATGCTTTAGCCCAT TTCCTCTGGGCAAATGGTGGGCCAAAGAGAAAAGTTCATTTAATTCATTCAGTTTGGGCGAACTTCCAGACATCATCAAATAAT ATTATCTTTGGAAACAGATGGAGGCATTTGTCAGGGGAAAGAGATTTCTGGGAGCACATTGGAGGGATTGATGTCTCTTTAGCTCCATCAAGCTTTGGGCAAGCAAATACACGG GCTTTTGACTCTTTGCTGCGGAAGTTACAGAAATATGTCCCTCTCGGTGCATCAGTTGTTGATCTCTATGCAGGAGCTGGTGTAATTGGGTTATCTTTGGCTTTTTCAAGGAAATGCCG GTCAGTTAAATGTGTTGAGGTTAATAAAGAGTCCAAGCAATCTTTTGAGAAGACAGTTGAGCGCTTGCCTACCAATGTCGAAAGCAATATCAGCTGGCACCATGCAGACGCTTCAATA GAACCAACTTCATGGCTCTTGGGATCGGATGTTGTTGTGGTTGACCCTCCGAGGAAAGGGTTGGACCCGTCCTTGGTGAAGGAACTACGGCATATCTCAGCATTGAAACTGAGAGCCAATTCATCTAAAAG ACCTGAAAAGGTCAGAGACGAGAAGAGACCGTGGGTCCTGCGTGCCAGAGAAGCTGCAATTCAAATTGAAAACACAACTGTACATGAGGAAGATCAATCATTGCCTCAGACTCTTATCTATATTAGCTGTGGTTGGGAAAGTTTTAAAGAG GATTGCTTGTCACTGCTAGCTAGTAAGGAATGGCATTTGCATAAAGCCCATGGCTTTAATTTCTTTCCTGGAACACAAAG TATTGAGATTCTAGCTGTGTTTAAACGAGGCAGAGGAGCTAGCACCAAGAAGAAGAAATCGGGGAAAAAACAAAAGAGACCCCACTGA
- the LOC104098141 gene encoding triacylglycerol lipase 2-like — translation MAFGILSCLRVLSLVSLVILVFDQPCRVFSSSRGSHFGFINHDINGGDTAPPAGMCASTVAIHGYKCQEFEVKTDDGYILSVQRIPEGRLGGGGQNRQPVLLQHGVLVDGATWLLNPPEQSLAMILADNGFDVWISNIRGTRYSRRHVTLDPNDSEFWNWTWDDLVAHDLPAVIDFIFKQTGQKTHYVGHSMGTLIALASFSEGRQVDKVKSAVLLSPIAYLSHMTTALGDVAARAFVGEITTIFGLAEFNPKGGPVSNLLKFLCAQPGVDCYDLMSALTGKNCCLNASTVELFLNDEPQSTSTKNLVHLAQTVRDGILSKYDYGSDYNLAHYGEAKPPKYNLTNIPRYFPLFLSYGGQDALSDGKDVETLLDALKFHDVNKLTVQYIKNYAHADFIMGITAKDLVYNQIISFFRNHG, via the exons ATGGCGTTTGGAATCTTGTCATGTCTGCGTGTTTTGAGCCTAGTGTCATTAGTTATCTTAGTTTTTGATCAGCCTTGTCGAGTTTTTAGTTCAAGCAGGGGAAGCCATTTTGGCTTCATCAACCATGATATTAATGGCGGGGATACTGCACCACCCGCTGGCATGTGCGCATCCACTGTCGCCATTCATGGTTACAAATGCCAAGAATTTGAG GTAAAAACTGATGATGGCTACATACTAAGCGTGCAAAGAATTCCAGAAGGCCGCTTAGGTGGTGGTGGGCAAAACAGGCAGCCAGTATTGTTGCAGCACGGTGTTCTTGTG GATGGCGCGACATGGCTGTTGAATCCACCTGAACAATCACTAGCGATGATCTTGGCAGATAATGGCTTTGATGTTTGGATTTCCAACATCAGGGGAACCAGATACAGTCGTCGTCACGTTACCCTTGATCCTAACGATTCG GAATTCTGGAATTGGACATGGGATGATTTGGTGGCCCATGACTTACCAGCTGTCATTGACTTCATCTTCAAACAAACAGGACAAAAAACTCACTATGTAGGCCATTCAATG GGAACTTTAATAGCACTGGCATCCTTCTCAGAAGGAAGACAGGTAGACAAGGTCAAATCAGCAGTATTGCTCAGTCCAATAGCTTATTTGAGCCATATGACAACTGCACTTGGTGATGTTGCTGCTAGAGCTTTTGTTGGTGAA ATCACCACAATATTTGGTCTCGCAGAGTTTAATCCAAAAGG TGGACCTGTATCCAATTTACTCAAGTTCTTGTGTGCTCAGCCAGGGGTGGACTGCTATGACTTAATGAGTGCGCTTACTG GGAAAAACTGTTGTTTGAATGCCTCTACCGTCGAGCTTTTCTTGAATGACGAGCCTCAATCCACTTCAACCAAGAACCTGGTGCATTTGGCTCAGA CTGTTAGAGACGGTATACTATCAAAATATGACTATGGGAGCGACTACAATTTGGCGCATTATGGTGAAGCGAAACCTCCCAAATATAATTTAACCAACATTCCTCGCTAttttcctctatttctcagctatGGAGGCCAAGATGCACTCTCTGATGGCAAAGACGTTGAGACATTGCTCGACGCTCTAAAGTTCCATGATGTAAACAAGTTGACAGTTCAGTATATCAAGAATTATGCTCATGCTGACTTTATCATGGGAATTACTGCCAAGGATCTTGTTTATAACCAGATTATTTCCTTTTTTAGAAACCATGGCTAA